The genomic interval ATATTGCCGGGGTTAGTATTCCGGTATTTGACAAAGTGGAATACGAGCGCAACCCTGTAGATTTTTATGCCACTCCCCCATGGGTTGACGATGGGATTGATGTGCTGGAGCGTTTGATAAAACTTCGTATAGAGATGAATATTTATGAACGGCAAAAGGAACTACTGTCGGATGAGCTTCGCGTGACCTCGCAGCGTGTGAATCTGTTTGAAAAGGTGAAAATCCCTGAATGTATAGAAAATATAAGAAAAATCAGAATTTATCTTGCGGACGAACAAACAGCGGCCGTGGTTAGGGCAAAAATGGCGAAACGCAAATTTCAGAATGTAAGGACGGGTGCATGATAACACCAATGAAGAAGATTACACTCTTATGCCTGAAGGATGACCAGGAAATGGTGCTGAATGCATTATATGAATTGGGTGTATTGCACGTCACTCATATGAAACAGCCTGTTTGTCGTGAACTGAAAAAGGAAAAGGAATATTACGGGAGGCTGCAGAGGGCGATCGGCATGATACCTTTGAATACAGAGGATAGACCGTCCGGCGATGCGGCACAAAGTACGCTTGAAAAAGTTGAGAAACTTGTTCAACGCCGTAAAGAACAGGAAGAGGTATGTGAAAAATTGAACTACGAAAAACAACGGGTGCAGCCCTATGGGAATTTTGACCCTGCGCTTGTTGCTTCACTGACAAAAGAGGGAATAAACATTCGTCTTTTTCGTTCCCCCTCTCACCAGCCTGTTATAGCGCCAGAGGATACATTCTTATTCATTGTTAATAAAGATAAGAATTTTGTTTATTTTGTAATTGCCGGAGATGGTGATTTCCGGTGCGATTATGAAGAATTTCATGTCACCGGGAAATCTCTGGCAGAAGTAGAGGCGGCTCTTATTAACGCCGAAGAAGAGTTGAAATCAATTACCAGGGAATTTGAGCGATTGGGAGGCGAATGGCATGTAATGAACGAAGCTCTT from Candidatus Kuenenia stuttgartiensis carries:
- a CDS encoding V-type ATP synthase subunit D, which translates into the protein MSKVKFTKNELKAQRDALRRYKRYLPTLELKKMQLQIEVRKIDHLIAEQKKEEKRIWDDDLDAWICLFAEDIDIGFYIRVKEVKCSIGNIAGVSIPVFDKVEYERNPVDFYATPPWVDDGIDVLERLIKLRIEMNIYERQKELLSDELRVTSQRVNLFEKVKIPECIENIRKIRIYLADEQTAAVVRAKMAKRKFQNVRTGA